The genomic interval ATCCCTACATTGATATCTGTATCTCTGCCCCCCATCGGTTCAGCACGAAGCCGTCCAGGGGCAAAGGCTCTACACAGATATTGAATTTGCAAATTGCTGTACAAAAATATCCATTCAAGGTGCGCAATTCAAGTAAGTACCGCCTCCGCCATAGCTGCACAAAAACGAACATCTTTTGTTAATGCAGATGTGTCAGCGGAGCTTTCGTGGAGTTTGCCACTCCACTACAAAAGCGAAGAAAAAGCCTTGCTATGCAAGGCTTTTCCCGTTTTTATGATATTCACTTACACTAGTTTTGACTGCGTAGATCATAGACCCACTACCTTCAATTTCTGCATATTATCCCGTTTCAGTTCCAGCGAAGCGTGCACATACCGGTCCAACGTGATCGTCACAGAGGTATGTCCTAATATTTCTGACAATGATTTAACTTCAAATCCGACCTCAACAGCTCGCGTCGCAAATGTGTGGCGCAGCGTATGAAAATGCACGCCCTCCAGACCGCATGCCTGCGTGTACTTTTCCAATCGATACTGCAATGTCCGCGGCTCCATGAACGCTTCCGTTCCGGTCAGAACATACGCAGCTGAACTTTGCGGTTTCATGCGCCTGCAAAGCCCGGTTGCGTATTCCGTCATAGGGATTGTTCGCACGGAGGTATCGCTTTTGGGCGGACCAATCACAATCCTTGTTCGAGCACCTTGCGATACGCTGGTATCATGCAGCCTTTGCAGGGCCTTTGCAATTCGGATAGCTTTATCGTTTGTAGAAACACTTTCCCACTGCAGTGCACAGAGTTCACCAATTCGTATGCCTGTACATAGCGCCAGCAAGATACCAAATCGGCACGAATCCAGATCCTCATGTAGATAGGCAACGAGGCGCGCCTGCTCTTCTCTGGACAAAACGCGCATCTCCTTCTTGCCGATCTTCGGATAGTTGATCTCCACCGCGGGAAATGAGCCTGCAAACTTCGAGGAAGCGAACTTCAAAATGCCATGCAGCACGACTAGAATATCATGCACCGTCTTTGGCGCCAGTTCGTCTTCGAATTGCAGTTCTTTGATGAAATCGTCCATCAGTTCCGTCGTGAAGCCCAGAGGGCGGCACGCGCCGAGCTTTGGAATGATGTGCTTATTGACCGCGGTGCTGTATTTAATATACGTCGATTCTTTCACCGTGCATTTCTTTGTATGTAGCCATTCCAAGCAATAGCTGGAGAACGGTTTTTGCGTTCTGGCTGTCGGTAAGGGAGCTCCATTTGCCAAAGCTGCTTTGCGCTTTGCGGCTTTCTCTTTGGCTTCCCGATATGTTTTTCCATAACAGTATCCATACTTGATTTTTCCGGATAGCTCACGACCCTTGATATACCGAGCCTCCCAGCGACCGTCCCGCCGTCTGAAGATATTCTCACCCTTTGCCATTTTGTAATTCCTCCTTGTGCAGTGATTATGTTGGGTGTGGATCTTATTTTAATTTCATCCAGACTGCTGGGATGACTGCGCTGAACTTTAAGTCAACGTAATTCTCCGCAAAAAATTAACGTAAGTTGACAAAAACATACTTTTTTCTTCCATTTCTTTGTTGATTCAATTGCATTTAAATATGTAATGTGCTATAATACAAAAGAATAACTATGTTTTGCGTTACACGTGGAGTGGCAAACTCCACGAAAATACAACTTCGGCTCAGTCCGTAAAATGGAGTACATTAGAAGCCCATTTGCTTTCTTCACCAAAAATCATCAGCGCATTTCGTTCTAATGATATGTTTTGCCTGCGTTATCCACGCATTTTCATTATAAAGAAATTAATTCCATATTTCAAGACTGAAATGAATTATTCATCCAGAAAGAGGCAACACAAATTCAACGAATATACGTAAATCTAACGATTACTGCTACACTTATGACAAAAATAGCCTACATAAAATGAAAATCACGCTGCGAAATTTCTCCGCAGCAGGATTAATTTATATGCCAAAACGGCCAAAAGTCTTATTTCAAACAGTTCCCAGGCACAGAAAAAGCCCACCGTAATTCTATCGAAATTACGGTGGACTTATGGCAAAGAACCGTAATTTTGATAGAAACCCGTTAAGGGGGTGCAACTACGGTTTAGGGGGGTGCAGTTCTCGACTTAAGGGGGTGCAAAATTCTGCGCTGTCACACCCTTGACCTTCGAGCGTATCTCCACGTCAAAGCATATTCTTGATAATGGTTGTCACAATATTGAGCCCAGAGCGTCCATCGCTCGGAGTCTTGGCAAGAGTAATCATATATCGACTGTCCCCGTAGTATGTCAACTTGTAGTGTTTTCCCTCTTCACTGATTGTGAAGCCTAAATCCTGCAATGTACGTTTCATCGAACCACTTACATTCTTATAGCCTTTAAGGAGCGTTTTTAGTTCGGCGGCACGCTCATCAATAATGTGCTGGCAATTGTTTTTCGATATAATATCAGCCAGGACATCGCGCCGGCGGCTACCGGGAACACACCGCGGAAGAGATTCTTTGAGAGCATCTAACAGCATAAGTCGAATTTCATTGGGGAAAAACTCATCTTCATCGCCAAAGTACAAGACCGGTAAATCATCGGTACTGTCTATTTTTGCTCTCAGCCCCTGATTCTCGTATGCAAGTGCTTCATTAGCCCTAGTTAACTCCTCAACCTGATTTTTGAGTCGACGGATATCTGCATCTCCCAGTTCGAGTAACTGGTCTGTTTCTTCGGCCGCACGAGCCTTCTCCTTTTCGACTGTTAACAACTCCGCACTGCGGCTATCCAATCTATCACGAAGCAGGGCGTTATTAACCCCTTGCCAAGTGTACAAAGTATCTACCATTTGTGCATTGCAGTATTGTATGACGCTACGAATTACTTTTTCAGCCAAAATGGCATCAATACCATCATATGCACGATACAAAAATTTCCGATGACCACAAGCACTATTGGGAAAATATACTCCAATCGCTCCATAGTACTCATTTTTATCGGCGCACAATTTTCTGATGGACGAATTGAGCAAAGGGCTTTCTTCCACAAGAACATGAGCAACGCCTTTCAGCCGACCAGCGAGTTTCCAAATGTCGACAGGA from Clostridiales bacterium carries:
- a CDS encoding site-specific integrase encodes the protein MAKGENIFRRRDGRWEARYIKGRELSGKIKYGYCYGKTYREAKEKAAKRKAALANGAPLPTARTQKPFSSYCLEWLHTKKCTVKESTYIKYSTAVNKHIIPKLGACRPLGFTTELMDDFIKELQFEDELAPKTVHDILVVLHGILKFASSKFAGSFPAVEINYPKIGKKEMRVLSREEQARLVAYLHEDLDSCRFGILLALCTGIRIGELCALQWESVSTNDKAIRIAKALQRLHDTSVSQGARTRIVIGPPKSDTSVRTIPMTEYATGLCRRMKPQSSAAYVLTGTEAFMEPRTLQYRLEKYTQACGLEGVHFHTLRHTFATRAVEVGFEVKSLSEILGHTSVTITLDRYVHASLELKRDNMQKLKVVGL